One Streptomyces fagopyri DNA window includes the following coding sequences:
- a CDS encoding ABC transporter substrate-binding protein: protein MRTKSRRSKAIAVGITAALGLGLLTGCASSTGPGKPDREITVWSQENLPDRIAVTQKIIKGFEKKTGIKVHLVGVDEGQMPQLIMSGAASGTLPDVIGAAPMGQVWQMYSNGLLNTEIPRQIVDELGPKTFNANALKLTSDGGENLGVPSSAWLQLLVYRKDQLDAKHLPAPETYAKALAAAKALTTKGRYGISAATDPSDAFTSQSFESLALADDCQLVDDQHQVALDSPQCRTAFKTYDQLARAYGAPGTQTVDSTRSTYFAGQSSMIIWSSFLLDELAGLRKDALPSCTECRNDARYLSRNSGITTAMQGPDATDAAQFGEITSWVTTKTAETQASRQFIEYMMGTGYESWFGMAPEGMIPVRAGTAAQPERYLDAWRHSEIGVDTKKPFDEVYPPSLLNQLAAGVSNMRRWGITQGEGALVGATNGELPVPKAIGALTSGQISPSEAAHEADDEVTALQKSLQ, encoded by the coding sequence ATGCGCACCAAGAGCCGGCGATCGAAGGCGATCGCGGTGGGCATCACGGCAGCCTTGGGGCTGGGGCTGCTCACGGGCTGCGCCAGCAGCACGGGGCCCGGAAAACCCGACCGGGAGATCACGGTCTGGTCCCAGGAGAACCTCCCGGATCGCATCGCCGTGACCCAGAAGATCATCAAGGGGTTCGAGAAGAAGACCGGCATCAAGGTCCATCTCGTCGGTGTCGACGAGGGCCAGATGCCCCAGCTGATCATGTCGGGCGCCGCCTCGGGCACGCTGCCGGACGTCATCGGCGCCGCCCCCATGGGCCAGGTATGGCAGATGTACAGCAACGGCCTGCTCAACACCGAGATACCCCGGCAGATCGTCGACGAGCTGGGGCCCAAGACGTTCAACGCCAACGCGCTGAAGCTGACCTCGGACGGCGGCGAGAACCTCGGCGTACCCTCCAGTGCCTGGCTGCAACTGCTGGTCTACCGCAAGGACCAGCTCGACGCGAAGCACCTGCCGGCCCCGGAGACCTACGCCAAGGCGCTCGCCGCGGCCAAGGCGCTGACCACGAAGGGGCGGTACGGCATCTCCGCGGCCACCGACCCGAGCGACGCCTTCACCTCGCAGAGCTTCGAGAGCCTCGCGCTGGCCGACGACTGCCAGCTCGTCGACGACCAACACCAGGTCGCCCTCGACTCCCCGCAGTGCCGGACGGCGTTCAAGACCTATGACCAGCTCGCGCGCGCCTACGGCGCCCCGGGCACCCAGACCGTCGACTCCACCCGCTCCACCTACTTCGCGGGCCAGTCCTCGATGATCATCTGGTCTTCGTTCCTCCTGGACGAACTCGCCGGCCTGCGCAAGGACGCCCTGCCCAGCTGCACGGAGTGCAGGAACGACGCGCGGTACCTCTCGCGCAACAGCGGCATCACCACCGCGATGCAGGGCCCCGACGCCACCGACGCGGCCCAGTTCGGCGAGATCACCTCATGGGTGACCACGAAGACCGCCGAGACACAGGCCTCACGCCAGTTCATCGAGTACATGATGGGCACCGGATACGAGTCCTGGTTCGGCATGGCACCCGAGGGCATGATCCCCGTCCGCGCGGGCACGGCCGCACAGCCCGAGCGCTACCTCGACGCCTGGCGCCACAGTGAGATCGGCGTCGACACCAAGAAGCCCTTCGACGAGGTCTACCCCCCGAGCCTGCTCAACCAGCTCGCGGCCGGAGTCAGCAACATGCGGCGCTGGGGCATCACCCAGGGCGAAGGCGCGCTCGTCGGCGCCACCAACGGTGAACTGCCCGTGCCGAAGGCGATCGGCGCCCTGACCAGCGGTCAGATCTCGCCCTCCGAAGCGGCCCACGAGGCCGACGACGAAGTCACCGCCCTGCAGAAGTCCCTCCAGTAG
- a CDS encoding zinc-dependent alcohol dehydrogenase, protein MERVVQFTGPLQVELTEQAGADLPAGHLRVRTRYSGISAGTELTAYRGTNPYLTRTWDPQARLFRDGAAGIQYPVAGWGYSEVGEVVEVAPDLAGTPGLPQPGDLVWGIWGHRSEGIVPAERMIGHTLPAGLEPLAGAFARVGAIAYNAVLAGDIHLGEDVAVFGQGVIGLLTTRLAQLNGARVTAVDALDGRLETAKRYGAHHTLNARTDAVAERVREATGGLGADLAIEISGAYPALHQALRSVAAGGRVVASGFYQGDGVGLRLGDEFHHNRVQLICSQIGGVPPQLSHRWTVERLQQTFLRLVAEGQVDVTSLVSHVVPAADAADAYELLDQRPAEALQVVLEF, encoded by the coding sequence GTGGAACGCGTCGTCCAATTCACCGGCCCCCTTCAGGTGGAGCTCACCGAGCAGGCCGGAGCCGACCTGCCCGCCGGGCACCTGAGGGTCCGCACCCGCTACTCGGGCATCTCGGCCGGTACCGAACTCACCGCCTACCGCGGCACCAATCCGTATCTGACACGGACCTGGGACCCTCAGGCCCGGCTGTTCCGTGACGGAGCGGCCGGCATCCAGTACCCCGTGGCCGGATGGGGCTACTCGGAGGTCGGCGAGGTCGTCGAGGTCGCTCCGGATCTGGCCGGTACGCCAGGCCTGCCACAGCCGGGCGACCTGGTCTGGGGCATCTGGGGCCACCGCAGCGAGGGGATCGTCCCCGCCGAACGCATGATCGGCCACACCCTGCCCGCCGGCCTCGAACCGCTGGCCGGCGCCTTCGCCCGGGTCGGCGCCATCGCCTACAACGCCGTACTCGCAGGCGACATCCACCTCGGCGAGGACGTCGCCGTCTTCGGCCAAGGCGTCATCGGGCTGCTCACCACCCGCCTCGCCCAGCTCAACGGCGCCCGCGTCACCGCCGTCGACGCGCTGGACGGCCGTCTGGAGACCGCCAAGCGCTACGGCGCACACCACACCCTCAACGCGCGCACCGACGCCGTCGCCGAACGGGTCCGCGAGGCCACCGGCGGTCTCGGCGCCGACCTCGCCATCGAGATCAGCGGCGCCTACCCCGCTCTGCACCAGGCCCTGCGCTCGGTCGCCGCCGGCGGCCGTGTGGTGGCCTCCGGCTTCTACCAGGGCGACGGCGTCGGCCTGCGCCTGGGCGACGAGTTCCACCACAACCGCGTCCAGCTCATCTGCTCACAGATCGGCGGCGTCCCACCCCAGCTGTCCCACCGGTGGACCGTGGAGCGCCTCCAGCAGACCTTCCTGCGGCTCGTCGCCGAGGGACAGGTGGACGTCACCTCCCTCGTCAGCCATGTCGTCCCGGCCGCCGACGCCGCCGACGCCTACGAACTGCTGGACCAGCGGCCCGCCGAGGCGCTGCAGGTCGTGCTGGAATTCTGA
- a CDS encoding sugar phosphate isomerase/epimerase family protein: MLKTAAQEQLLPGDTLQAKWEFAQAAGYAAIELRGKGDLHFASRLDELKQARKDGVVMPTVCVEMLHFLGAFDTDLRRDAVAQMKSQLTVIAEIGGVGAQTPASYGMFSRRLPPFEPPRSEAEDREVLLTGLTELGEHARKEGVTLFLEPLNRYEDHMVNRLEQAADLIRATGLDSVRIGIDSYHMNIEETDPAAAILAHADVIGHAQVSDSNRFQPGAGHLDWSAWLGALHTIGYDGHLALECRLTGDPLEAVRSVPAFLKRSGA, from the coding sequence ATGCTCAAGACCGCGGCGCAGGAACAGCTCCTGCCCGGAGACACCCTGCAGGCCAAGTGGGAGTTCGCCCAAGCGGCGGGCTACGCCGCCATCGAACTGCGCGGCAAGGGCGACCTCCACTTCGCCTCCCGACTCGACGAACTGAAGCAGGCTCGCAAGGACGGCGTGGTCATGCCCACGGTGTGCGTCGAGATGCTGCACTTCCTCGGCGCCTTCGACACGGATCTGCGCCGGGACGCCGTCGCGCAGATGAAGTCGCAGCTCACCGTGATCGCCGAGATCGGCGGCGTGGGCGCTCAGACCCCTGCCTCGTACGGCATGTTCTCCCGTCGCCTGCCGCCCTTCGAACCCCCGCGCAGCGAGGCGGAGGACCGTGAGGTTCTGCTGACCGGTCTCACCGAGCTGGGTGAGCACGCCCGCAAGGAGGGTGTCACGCTCTTCCTGGAGCCGCTCAACCGGTACGAGGACCACATGGTCAACCGGCTGGAGCAGGCCGCCGACCTGATCCGTGCCACCGGCCTGGACTCGGTGCGGATCGGTATCGACAGCTACCACATGAACATCGAGGAGACCGACCCCGCGGCCGCGATCCTCGCCCACGCCGACGTCATCGGACACGCCCAGGTCTCCGACTCCAACCGCTTCCAGCCCGGAGCCGGCCACCTCGACTGGTCCGCCTGGCTCGGCGCCCTGCACACCATCGGATACGACGGCCACCTCGCCCTGGAGTGCAGGCTGACCGGGGACCCCCTCGAAGCCGTCCGCTCCGTGCCCGCCTTCCTCAAGAGGTCCGGCGCGTGA
- a CDS encoding MGH1-like glycoside hydrolase domain-containing protein has translation MKSLLDRPVPTAAASLTVRRGAARVLIDNWTGTSTVPSHTLYPHQWSWDSAFVAIGLRHLSVRRAQQELESLLSAQWADGRVPHIVFNSAVPDDAYFPSPGFWRSSTAGRAAGAPAGLETSGIVQPPVHALAAWLVHRADPEESRRRGFLTRVVPRLAAWHDYLLDRRDLGGGGLAAVVHPWEPGMDNSPCWDRALRRVVPAAPDAFQRADLDHGHPADRPTDLDYGRYVRLVTDYREAGYDDHALRHTFAVEDPCFNALLIVSERALAAMAEETGADATAHTARADALTRHLVTRLWDEGAGLFRVRDLATDTLVEERSVTGLIPLIVPYLPRHIVSRLVETLTGPHFDAPATRLVPSYALTGHAFDAQRYWRGPAWFNTAWLIHLGLRTHGREQEAERLRQGFLDEAAHSGFAEYIDPTTGAARGARHFSWTAALTLDLLSADLKEPTP, from the coding sequence GTGAAGTCCCTCCTCGACCGGCCCGTGCCCACCGCCGCCGCATCCCTGACCGTGCGGCGCGGTGCGGCACGGGTCCTCATCGACAACTGGACCGGTACTTCCACCGTTCCCTCCCACACCCTCTACCCGCACCAGTGGAGCTGGGACTCCGCGTTCGTCGCGATCGGGCTGCGCCACCTGTCGGTACGCCGCGCCCAGCAGGAACTGGAGTCGCTGCTGTCCGCGCAGTGGGCCGACGGACGCGTCCCGCACATCGTCTTCAACTCCGCCGTACCCGACGACGCCTACTTCCCCAGTCCCGGCTTCTGGCGTTCCTCCACCGCCGGCCGCGCGGCGGGCGCACCGGCGGGTCTCGAGACCTCGGGCATCGTCCAGCCCCCGGTGCACGCGCTGGCTGCCTGGCTCGTGCACCGCGCGGACCCCGAGGAGTCGCGGCGGCGCGGATTCCTGACCCGAGTGGTGCCGCGCCTCGCCGCCTGGCACGACTATCTCCTCGACCGCCGTGACCTCGGCGGCGGGGGGCTGGCCGCCGTGGTCCACCCCTGGGAGCCCGGCATGGACAACAGTCCCTGCTGGGACCGGGCCCTGCGACGGGTCGTCCCGGCCGCGCCGGACGCCTTCCAGCGTGCGGACCTGGATCACGGCCATCCCGCCGACCGGCCCACCGACCTGGACTACGGCCGATACGTCCGCCTGGTGACCGACTACCGCGAAGCCGGCTACGACGACCACGCCCTGCGGCACACCTTCGCGGTGGAAGACCCGTGTTTCAACGCACTGCTGATCGTCAGCGAACGGGCCCTGGCCGCCATGGCCGAGGAGACGGGCGCCGACGCGACAGCGCACACCGCACGCGCCGACGCGCTCACCCGGCATCTGGTGACCCGGCTGTGGGACGAGGGCGCGGGCCTGTTCCGCGTCCGCGACCTGGCCACCGACACCCTGGTCGAGGAGCGGAGCGTCACCGGACTGATCCCGCTCATCGTTCCCTACCTGCCGCGGCACATCGTCAGCCGCCTCGTGGAGACCCTCACCGGGCCGCACTTCGACGCACCGGCCACACGCCTCGTCCCGAGCTACGCCCTGACCGGTCACGCTTTCGATGCCCAGCGCTACTGGCGCGGGCCCGCCTGGTTCAACACCGCCTGGCTGATCCACCTGGGACTGCGCACCCACGGCCGGGAACAGGAGGCCGAGCGCCTGCGGCAGGGCTTCCTCGATGAGGCGGCGCACTCCGGCTTCGCCGAGTACATCGACCCCACCACCGGTGCCGCCCGTGGCGCCCGGCACTTCTCGTGGACCGCCGCCCTCACCCTCGACCTGCTGAGCGCCGACCTCAAGGAGCCCACGCCATGA
- a CDS encoding amylo-alpha-1,6-glucosidase, which produces MTAADDRVQLVRDATFARVDAAGGISGTRGTAPDGLFLRDARHLSRWHLTVDGTEPVALVPAGAETDDTALSVLTPRGTRDNPPAYTVFREQGVSAGMLTEHLRLVSNRPVPVTALVEITVGVDFADLFELRADDRHYDKPGARREIHRTDDGVVFDYRRADWHSRTTVVGRPAPMGLDAAPDAPGARTLSWQLRLDAHGQADLHLTVHARPHGQTSAAPTVARPRRRTSSAADDLTRTCERGLADVDLLTIPVVGVDGETAAVPAAGIPWFLTLFGRDSLLTSYFLLPYRPETAAATLSALAATQGRDHDPVSGEQPGRIVHETRHGELAHFRQIPYGRYYGAVDATPLFLVLLHAHYETTGDRAVAVRLEQHARRAVDWMFADGGLDEHGYLTYRPDPNGLVNQNWKDSAGAVCFADGTQAEGPIAVSEAQGYAYDALTRTAELASAVWQDEPYAHRLREAAASLRTRFASDFWMREADFPALALDGRGRQADALASDAGHLLWSGILDQELARRVGQRLLRPDFFSGWAIRTLAAGQKPYHPLSYHRGSAWPHDNAVIVLGLARHGLAEQARTVADGLIAAAAHHGYRLPEVLAGYDRTATARPVPYPHSCSPQAWAAATPLALRTALRML; this is translated from the coding sequence ATGACCGCGGCCGACGACCGCGTCCAGCTCGTACGGGACGCCACCTTCGCCCGCGTGGACGCCGCCGGGGGCATCAGCGGCACCCGCGGCACCGCACCGGACGGACTGTTCCTGCGCGACGCCCGCCACCTCAGCCGCTGGCACCTGACCGTCGACGGAACCGAGCCCGTCGCCCTGGTGCCCGCCGGCGCCGAGACCGACGACACGGCGCTGTCCGTGCTGACCCCTCGGGGGACCCGGGACAACCCGCCCGCCTACACCGTCTTCCGCGAACAGGGCGTCAGCGCGGGCATGTTGACCGAGCATCTGCGTCTGGTCAGCAACCGGCCCGTCCCAGTCACCGCTCTTGTGGAGATCACCGTCGGCGTCGACTTCGCGGACCTGTTCGAGCTGCGCGCCGACGACCGGCACTACGACAAGCCCGGCGCCCGACGCGAGATCCACCGCACCGACGATGGAGTGGTCTTCGACTACCGACGAGCCGACTGGCACTCCCGGACCACGGTCGTGGGCCGCCCGGCCCCCATGGGCCTCGACGCAGCCCCGGACGCGCCCGGCGCCCGCACACTGAGCTGGCAGTTGCGACTCGACGCCCACGGTCAGGCCGATCTCCACCTGACCGTCCACGCCCGGCCCCACGGGCAGACGTCCGCAGCACCCACCGTCGCCCGGCCGCGACGGCGGACGTCATCGGCTGCCGACGACCTGACCCGTACTTGCGAACGGGGGCTGGCCGACGTGGATCTGCTGACGATCCCGGTCGTGGGTGTGGATGGCGAGACAGCCGCCGTTCCCGCCGCGGGCATCCCCTGGTTCCTCACCTTGTTCGGCCGTGACTCACTGCTGACCTCCTACTTCCTGCTGCCCTACCGGCCGGAGACGGCGGCCGCCACGCTCAGCGCCCTGGCCGCCACCCAAGGCCGGGACCACGACCCCGTGAGCGGCGAACAGCCCGGACGCATCGTCCACGAGACCCGTCACGGCGAGCTCGCGCACTTCCGGCAGATCCCCTACGGCCGCTACTACGGCGCCGTCGACGCCACCCCTCTCTTCCTGGTGCTCCTCCACGCCCACTACGAGACGACCGGCGACCGGGCCGTCGCCGTCCGGCTGGAGCAGCACGCGAGGCGGGCCGTCGACTGGATGTTCGCCGACGGCGGCCTGGACGAGCACGGCTACCTCACCTATCGGCCCGATCCGAACGGTCTGGTCAACCAGAACTGGAAGGACTCGGCAGGTGCCGTCTGCTTCGCCGACGGCACCCAGGCAGAGGGTCCCATCGCCGTCTCGGAAGCACAGGGTTACGCCTACGACGCCCTGACCCGCACCGCGGAACTGGCGTCCGCCGTCTGGCAGGACGAGCCCTACGCCCACCGGCTGCGCGAGGCCGCCGCGTCACTGCGCACCCGCTTCGCCTCCGACTTCTGGATGCGGGAGGCCGACTTCCCCGCTCTCGCCCTGGACGGCCGAGGACGTCAGGCCGACGCCCTGGCCTCCGACGCCGGGCATCTGCTGTGGTCGGGGATCCTCGACCAGGAGCTCGCCCGCCGTGTGGGGCAGCGTCTGCTGCGGCCCGACTTCTTCTCGGGCTGGGCGATCCGTACTCTCGCGGCGGGGCAGAAGCCCTACCACCCGCTGTCGTACCACCGAGGAAGCGCATGGCCGCACGACAACGCCGTCATCGTGCTCGGTCTGGCCCGGCACGGACTGGCGGAGCAGGCTCGTACCGTCGCCGACGGTCTGATCGCGGCAGCCGCGCATCACGGATACCGCCTGCCCGAGGTACTGGCCGGCTACGACCGTACGGCCACGGCGCGGCCGGTGCCCTACCCCCACTCGTGCTCGCCTCAGGCCTGGGCCGCGGCAACGCCTCTTGCCCTGCGAACGGCACTACGGATGCTGTGA
- a CDS encoding DUF6215 domain-containing protein, which produces MLGLLLRVLPFWVREPLLIVVGSVFGVRIMYLAVRDQELVPAGLGVLFLVFTAVRVHMVVRALRARRNPPPISTTTATASPVVPADGTVADAAAQAGPEPSQRPAPQEKEHHPWRQAFAAVALFGALGATVWVAPHVMPSDNTTPKPASCSDGEREALPKAYEKTPRPVTGEELCKALNRPDLAAVLGTPGEIATTASGNNNTALLTDGKVAEPEAEVRFDTYTVNVSATYNDLSIGQDVKLMKFGDEKDVKTLTVLGRSAVFSSSHTMKLEINLGSGGSGGPVGQGPLARTLTVALDRKDRGGYYDITVWSESGALPDDGVLVDIAEKVLPTIRERSS; this is translated from the coding sequence ATGCTCGGTCTTCTTCTGCGTGTTCTGCCGTTCTGGGTCCGTGAGCCCCTGCTCATTGTGGTCGGGTCCGTTTTCGGCGTACGCATCATGTATCTCGCCGTCCGCGACCAAGAACTGGTCCCGGCCGGTCTCGGCGTGCTGTTCCTCGTGTTCACCGCAGTGCGCGTGCACATGGTGGTCCGGGCCCTGCGTGCACGCCGGAACCCGCCCCCGATCTCCACCACGACCGCGACCGCGAGTCCGGTGGTCCCCGCGGACGGGACGGTGGCCGATGCTGCCGCCCAGGCAGGACCCGAACCGAGCCAACGCCCGGCCCCGCAGGAGAAGGAGCACCACCCGTGGCGCCAGGCCTTCGCCGCTGTGGCCCTGTTCGGGGCACTCGGGGCCACGGTTTGGGTGGCCCCGCACGTGATGCCGTCCGACAACACCACGCCCAAGCCCGCCTCGTGTTCGGACGGAGAACGCGAGGCGTTGCCGAAGGCCTACGAGAAGACGCCCCGGCCTGTGACCGGTGAAGAGCTGTGCAAGGCGCTCAACCGGCCAGACCTGGCCGCGGTCCTCGGAACACCGGGGGAGATCGCGACGACCGCCTCCGGCAACAACAACACCGCTCTCCTGACGGATGGGAAGGTCGCCGAGCCGGAGGCCGAGGTCAGGTTCGACACGTACACCGTGAACGTCTCGGCCACTTACAACGATCTGTCGATCGGCCAGGACGTGAAGCTGATGAAGTTCGGGGACGAGAAGGACGTCAAGACCCTCACGGTTCTCGGTCGGTCCGCGGTCTTCTCCTCGAGTCACACCATGAAGCTGGAGATAAATCTCGGGAGCGGTGGATCCGGCGGACCGGTCGGACAAGGCCCCCTGGCCAGGACGCTGACCGTGGCCCTCGACCGTAAGGATCGGGGCGGGTACTACGACATCACCGTGTGGAGCGAGTCCGGGGCCCTCCCGGACGACGGGGTTCTCGTCGACATCGCCGAGAAGGTTCTTCCGACGATCCGTGAACGAAGCTCGTGA
- a CDS encoding cupin domain-containing protein, whose product MDPDDPRWTKRGSIHVPAGEGITKWISDNVYTVKVHTDMTDGQLGFVEADVPPGAGPVAHVHNRNSEAFYLLDGELEFLNGDEKLTARSGDFIYVPPGIRHRFLNKSVRHAKMLFLFTPGGPEALFMRGDEPIPGVPAPLWDGERFAQYGESLSDLDIDSPVMPEG is encoded by the coding sequence ATGGATCCCGACGACCCCCGCTGGACGAAGCGTGGCTCCATCCACGTTCCGGCCGGTGAAGGGATCACGAAGTGGATCTCCGACAACGTCTACACGGTGAAGGTCCACACGGACATGACCGATGGACAGCTCGGCTTCGTCGAAGCGGATGTGCCGCCGGGCGCCGGGCCGGTGGCGCACGTGCACAACCGCAACAGCGAGGCTTTCTACCTGCTGGACGGGGAACTGGAGTTCCTCAATGGCGACGAGAAGCTGACCGCGCGCTCCGGTGATTTCATCTATGTCCCGCCGGGAATCCGTCATCGATTCCTGAACAAGAGCGTGCGCCACGCCAAGATGCTCTTCCTCTTCACGCCGGGAGGACCGGAGGCCCTGTTCATGCGCGGCGACGAGCCGATCCCTGGTGTTCCTGCACCCCTGTGGGACGGAGAGCGTTTCGCGCAGTACGGTGAGTCGCTGAGCGATCTCGACATCGACTCGCCCGTGATGCCGGAGGGCTGA
- a CDS encoding TetR/AcrR family transcriptional regulator — MVESSAHDDGKTTEVREPSRRTRPPLVSLSDSEILQRGLEAFSELGYQGASVRELAKRMKVSHNFINDRFESKEMFWRAAVDHALRDPLRQLFDAFESTTDDVEAFKTVVHVFYSLAANIPHMNRIMTAEAAFESERLDYLYSEYTGPFLERVEPLVERLMRSGRMPEMSMEVLFSALTGPAVVLTQKQLGRRIRQAGDPPVGEWDQLAQSLADVVIHGLLRN; from the coding sequence ATGGTCGAGTCTTCCGCGCACGATGACGGAAAGACCACAGAAGTGCGCGAACCTTCTCGCCGGACGAGACCGCCATTGGTCAGTCTCTCCGATTCCGAGATTCTCCAGCGAGGCCTGGAGGCGTTCTCCGAACTGGGCTATCAGGGAGCCTCGGTACGTGAACTCGCCAAGCGTATGAAGGTGAGTCACAACTTCATCAATGACCGTTTCGAATCGAAGGAGATGTTCTGGCGCGCGGCCGTGGACCACGCTCTCAGAGACCCTCTGCGTCAACTTTTCGATGCGTTCGAAAGCACTACCGACGATGTCGAAGCATTCAAAACCGTGGTTCATGTATTTTATTCCCTCGCGGCGAACATCCCTCACATGAACCGGATCATGACCGCTGAGGCGGCTTTTGAGTCTGAGCGCCTGGACTACCTGTACAGCGAGTACACGGGCCCGTTCCTGGAGCGGGTCGAGCCGCTCGTGGAGCGACTCATGAGGTCGGGGAGAATGCCGGAGATGTCGATGGAGGTCCTCTTCAGCGCTCTGACCGGCCCCGCGGTCGTCCTGACCCAGAAGCAGTTGGGCCGCCGCATCCGGCAGGCGGGGGATCCGCCCGTCGGCGAGTGGGATCAACTGGCCCAGTCCTTGGCGGACGTGGTCATCCATGGACTGTTGAGAAACTGA
- a CDS encoding Gfo/Idh/MocA family protein — translation MSTTPIRFGIVGSGWRAEFFARLARALPERLAVAGVVTRSAERVAQVKAEWGVPAFRAVSELCAAEPEFVIPSVPWEITPQVVRELVAHEVPVLAETPPAPDVRGLQELWDAVGGATRAGGGGLVQVAEQYTLMPGHAARLALVRDGVIGKVTSVQVSSTHMYHAMSLIRHMLGVACDPVTVTARAFTAPLADPLSPGGWSDDLTPKDAVNTLALLDFGEGRTGLYDFTDNQWWNPLRARRIVVRGSLGEIVDDTVVRMADPRTPVESALTRRRTGTDLNLEGPEVHHISFDGRVVWRNDYVGASLSEDDLAVVDLLCRTGAWVRDAGPEPYPLAEGCQDHLLALAIEESSRTGAPVTTAVQAWAAR, via the coding sequence TTGAGCACAACACCCATACGGTTCGGCATCGTCGGCAGTGGCTGGCGGGCCGAGTTCTTCGCCCGGCTGGCGAGGGCACTGCCCGAGCGGCTGGCGGTGGCCGGCGTGGTGACGCGTTCGGCCGAACGCGTTGCCCAGGTGAAGGCGGAGTGGGGTGTCCCCGCGTTCCGAGCGGTCAGCGAACTGTGCGCCGCAGAACCGGAGTTCGTGATCCCGTCGGTGCCGTGGGAGATCACGCCGCAGGTCGTGCGGGAACTGGTCGCACATGAGGTGCCGGTCCTCGCGGAGACTCCGCCGGCACCCGACGTACGGGGTCTTCAGGAGTTGTGGGATGCCGTGGGAGGTGCGACACGCGCCGGGGGCGGCGGACTCGTCCAAGTCGCCGAGCAGTACACCCTGATGCCGGGCCACGCCGCTCGTCTGGCCCTCGTACGCGATGGAGTGATCGGCAAGGTCACGTCCGTCCAGGTGTCCTCGACGCACATGTATCACGCGATGTCGCTGATCCGGCACATGCTGGGTGTCGCCTGCGACCCCGTGACGGTGACCGCCCGGGCCTTCACCGCCCCGCTCGCCGATCCGCTGTCCCCCGGCGGCTGGTCGGACGATCTCACGCCCAAGGACGCCGTCAACACCCTCGCTCTTCTGGACTTCGGTGAGGGCCGCACGGGTCTGTACGACTTCACGGACAACCAGTGGTGGAATCCGTTGCGCGCCCGCCGGATCGTGGTACGCGGCTCGCTCGGCGAGATCGTGGACGACACGGTGGTACGGATGGCCGATCCGCGCACGCCCGTGGAGTCCGCGCTGACGCGTCGGCGAACCGGGACGGATCTCAATCTCGAAGGGCCGGAGGTGCACCACATCTCGTTCGACGGCCGGGTGGTGTGGCGCAACGACTACGTGGGCGCGAGCCTCTCCGAGGACGACCTCGCCGTGGTCGACCTGCTGTGCCGTACGGGGGCATGGGTCCGGGACGCCGGCCCGGAACCGTATCCGCTGGCCGAGGGCTGCCAGGACCATCTGCTGGCATTGGCCATCGAGGAGTCCTCGCGTACGGGAGCGCCGGTGACGACCGCTGTGCAGGCATGGGCGGCACGCTGA
- a CDS encoding GNAT family N-acetyltransferase: MNIQRSEQPGERPSVRVRQRADGDAEECVRVLAEVHRLDGYPVNWPDRPGEWLSSGPLLGSWVAEREGRLVGHVSLSPGGEGDLAPTLWSEQNGATRDMTAVVGRLFVDPQARGHRIGALLIGHAVEEARSRGLHPVLDVVTTDTAAAALYERLGWKLMATVEQRWSPHRTVAIRCYAAPS, translated from the coding sequence GTGAACATCCAGAGGTCCGAGCAGCCTGGCGAGAGGCCGAGCGTCCGCGTCCGGCAGAGGGCTGATGGCGATGCCGAGGAGTGCGTACGGGTCCTCGCGGAGGTCCATCGGCTTGACGGCTATCCGGTGAACTGGCCTGACCGGCCCGGGGAGTGGCTGTCAAGCGGTCCCCTGCTGGGCTCCTGGGTCGCCGAACGCGAAGGCCGCCTGGTCGGGCATGTCAGTCTGTCGCCAGGCGGCGAAGGTGATCTGGCACCGACGCTGTGGAGCGAACAGAACGGGGCGACGCGGGACATGACCGCCGTGGTCGGCAGACTGTTCGTCGACCCTCAGGCGAGAGGACACCGGATCGGTGCACTGCTGATCGGCCATGCGGTGGAGGAAGCGCGGAGCCGTGGCCTGCATCCGGTACTCGACGTCGTCACCACCGATACCGCCGCGGCAGCCCTGTACGAGCGGCTGGGCTGGAAGCTGATGGCCACGGTGGAGCAGCGGTGGAGCCCGCACCGGACGGTGGCCATCCGCTGTTACGCAGCGCCATCGTGA